GCGAGCGCGACGGCGACCAGGTGGGTGTCGGCGCCGAGCCCGAACGCTCCGACGGAGAACCCGCGGCTCCCGTGCGCCTCGATCGGGCGGTGGGGCAGCCCCGCGAGGTCGAGGACCCGCACCTCAGGCCGCCCTCACGACTCGGCGGGCGGCGTGTAGTCGGGGTCGGCGGACGGGGCGTCGGGGTTGGCGCCGGAGCCGGCCTGGGCGACGTCGGACCAGTTCTCCAGCTCGCTCATCACCTCGGCGTGCTTGTCGACGCACACCACCACCAGGTCGCCCCGGTTGGCGCGGCTCATCGCGTGGCGGACCGCCTCGATCTCCTCGAGCACCAGCTCGGCCTGCTTGCAGCGCGCGCCCTCCTCCATCGCCTCGTGGACGCCCTGGAGGACCAGCTCGGCGGTCGCGCCGCGCTCGCGCCCGCGCAGCGCGACGTCCTCGCGCACGATGCAGACGTCGAAGTGCTGGGCGGCCACCCGGCCGAGGTCGACCATGTCCTGGTCGCGCCGGTCGCCGGCGGTCGCGATGATGCCGATCCGCGAGGGCCGGGCGAGGTCGTGCGACGACTCGAGCGACTCGCCGACCCGGTCGACGAAGTCGCCGAGCATCTTCATGCCGGGCGCGTTGTGGCAGTAGTCGACGATGACGTTGACGCCGTTGACCTCGACCTCGTTGAGCCGGCCGGGGGAGAGGTAGTAGTTCGTCGAGAACGTGCGCAGCCCCTGGCGGATGTCGTGCAGCGGGGCGCCGGCGGCGAAGGCCGCGGCGGCGGCCGCGAGCGCGTTCTGCACGTTCATCCGGGCCCGGCCGTTGAAGGTGGCCGGGAGCAGGTGGGTCCACGCGAGCTGCATCTCGCGGCGGCCGTGCTGGACGACCATCATCTCGCCGCGGTCGCTCGGGTTGAGCACGATCGCCTTGCCACCGCGGCGGCAGTGGGCGTCGATCATCTCGCGCACCTCGCTGCCCGGCTCCTCCATCGAGAACCACACGACCTGGCCCGAGCAGCGGCGCCGCATCTCGCGCACCAGCGGGTCGTCGGCGTTGAGGACCGCGTGGCCGTCGCGGGGCACGGCCTCGACGATGACCGCCTTGACGTCGGCGAGCTGCTCGACGGTGTCGATGCCGCGCATGCCGAGGTGGTCGGGCTGCACGTTGAGGACGACGGCGACGTCGTTGCGCTCGTAGCCCAGGCCCTCGCGCAGGATGCCGCCGCGGGCGACCTCGAAGACGGCGAAGTCGACGCGGGGGTTCTGCAGGACCATGCGGGCCGACCGGGGACCGGAGGCGTCCGCGCGGATCACCAGGCGCTCGTCGATCACCACGCCGTCGGTCGAGGTCATGCCGACCTTGCGGCCCATGCCCTTGAAGACGTGGCTGATCATCCGGCTGGTGGTCGTCTTGCCGTTGGTGCCGGTGACGGCCACGATCGGGATGCGCGACGTCGCACCCGGCGGGAAGAGCATGTCGACGACCGGCTTGGCGATGAACTGCGGCTCGCCGATGGTCGGGTGGGTGTGCATCCGGAAGCCGGGGGCCGCGTTGACCTCGCAGATCGCACCGCCGGTCTCGCGCACCGGCTGGGTGATGTCGGGGCAGATGAAGTCGATGCCGGCGATGTCGAGGCCGACCATCCGGGCGGCCTCCTCGGCGATCTCGACGTTCTCCGGGTGGGCCTCGAAGGTGCGGTCGATCGAGATGCCGCCGGTCGACATGTTGCCGGTGAGCGCGAGCTTGACCATCTCGCCCTCGGCCGGCACGGACTCGAGGGTGTGCCCCTGGTCGGCGAGCACCTCGATCGCCGCGTCGTCGACCTTGATCCGGGTCAGCACCTTCTCGTGCCCGACGCCGCGGCGCGGGTCGGCGTTGGTGAGGTCGACGAGCTCCTCGACCGTCGACGTGCCGTCGCCCGTGACCGACGCCGGCACCCGCTCGGCGATCGCGACCATGCGGCCGTCGATGATCAGGCAGCGGTAGTCCTTGCCGGTGACGAAGGACTCCACGATGACGTTGCCGCGGCGCGACTGCCCGTGCGCGACCGGGAACGCGGCGCGTACGTCGTCCTCGTCCTGCAGGTCGAGGCACACCCCGCGGCCGTGGTTGCCGTCGAGCGGCTTGAGCACGACCGGGTAGCCGATCCGGCGGGCCGCGGCCACCGCGCCGTCCTCGCTGCGCACCGACTCCTGCTTGGGGACCGGGAGGCCGGCGGCGCCGAGCAGCTTGGTGGTGAGGTCCTTGTCGGAGGCGATGTCGACCGCGATCGAGGAGGTCTCCGACGTCATGGTGGCGCGGATCCGCTTGGCGTGGACGCCCTGCCCGAGCTGGACGAGGGAGTACTGGTTGAGCCGGATCCACGGGATGTCGCGCGACACCGCCTCGTCGACGATCGCCTGCGTCGAGGGGCCGAACGCCGTGCGCTCGGCGCGACGGATGAAGTCGTCGCGCTCGGCCTCCCAGTCGAAGTCGGGGTCGCCCTCG
This genomic interval from Nocardioides palaemonis contains the following:
- the cphA gene encoding cyanophycin synthetase — translated: MTERPTPDLEIVETRVYRGPNVWSYDKSIHLVVDLGSLEQFPTNTLPGFSEDLVAMLPGLREHSCSRGRRGGFLERLNEGTWLGHVAEHVALALQQLVGHDIRRGKTRQVKGQTGRYNIIYGYIDENVGLSAGRLAVRLVNHLVEGDPDFDWEAERDDFIRRAERTAFGPSTQAIVDEAVSRDIPWIRLNQYSLVQLGQGVHAKRIRATMTSETSSIAVDIASDKDLTTKLLGAAGLPVPKQESVRSEDGAVAAARRIGYPVVLKPLDGNHGRGVCLDLQDEDDVRAAFPVAHGQSRRGNVIVESFVTGKDYRCLIIDGRMVAIAERVPASVTGDGTSTVEELVDLTNADPRRGVGHEKVLTRIKVDDAAIEVLADQGHTLESVPAEGEMVKLALTGNMSTGGISIDRTFEAHPENVEIAEEAARMVGLDIAGIDFICPDITQPVRETGGAICEVNAAPGFRMHTHPTIGEPQFIAKPVVDMLFPPGATSRIPIVAVTGTNGKTTTSRMISHVFKGMGRKVGMTSTDGVVIDERLVIRADASGPRSARMVLQNPRVDFAVFEVARGGILREGLGYERNDVAVVLNVQPDHLGMRGIDTVEQLADVKAVIVEAVPRDGHAVLNADDPLVREMRRRCSGQVVWFSMEEPGSEVREMIDAHCRRGGKAIVLNPSDRGEMMVVQHGRREMQLAWTHLLPATFNGRARMNVQNALAAAAAAFAAGAPLHDIRQGLRTFSTNYYLSPGRLNEVEVNGVNVIVDYCHNAPGMKMLGDFVDRVGESLESSHDLARPSRIGIIATAGDRRDQDMVDLGRVAAQHFDVCIVREDVALRGRERGATAELVLQGVHEAMEEGARCKQAELVLEEIEAVRHAMSRANRGDLVVVCVDKHAEVMSELENWSDVAQAGSGANPDAPSADPDYTPPAES